The proteins below are encoded in one region of Populus alba chromosome 2, ASM523922v2, whole genome shotgun sequence:
- the LOC118049205 gene encoding uncharacterized protein: MGRKPNAFVKLKERVNVAESTVPTVTEVHLEHNNSNSFLQPESSKQPANSSLEGVELNLQMQADFAKSSSKKKARQTPAKVRRSERLQTSAVDTQNEDIERVIEEITLSGSDEEEDPVDAKLPEPTLMGKNLEGKVDYILKMLEVQRKTTDVKFKATKNSFSGNCSGGGDITYKSLYIDSEKKVEALMEENYQLTLKLQNALGKIEAYEKGNPMVCDMLEKFNEILLSQLSSEAIDGNFTAPETGLEHRTAAKRKRLDKQTRGNGHSDNLM, encoded by the exons ATGGGTAGGAAACCCAATGCTTTTGTCAAGCTCAAAGAAAGGGTTAATGTC GCTGAGAGTACAGTTCCTACTGTTACAGAGGTGCACTTGGAGCACAATAATAGCAATTCCTTCTTGCAGCCTGAAAGCTCGAAACAGCCTGCAAATTCTTCCTTGGAGGGAGTGGAACTGAACCTTCAAATGCAAGCAGACTTTGCTAAATCATcttcaaaaaagaaagcaaggcAAACCCCTGCCAAGGTTAGGCGATCTGAGCGTCTTCAAACTTCAGCTGTGGATACTCAAAACGAAGATATTGAGCGTGTCATTGAAGAGATAACTCTCAGTGGAAGCGATGAAGAAGAGGACCCTGTGGATGCAAAATTGCCGGAGCCTACTTTGATGGGTAAAAACTTGGAAGGAAAAGTAGACTATATTCTCAAAATGCTAGAGGTGCAACGTAAGACCACAGATGTGAAGTTTAAG GCAACCAAGAACTCTTTTAGTGGGAACTGTAGCGGTGGGGGTGATATCACATATAAAAGCTTATATATTGATTCCGAAAAGAAG GTTGAAGCCTTAATGGAGGAAAATTATCAGCTTACTTTGAAGTTACAAAATGCTCTTGGCAAAATAGAAGCA TATGAGAAGGGGAACCCTATGGTTTGTGATATGCTGGAGAAGTTCAATGAGATCTTGCTCTCACAACTATCATCTGAAGCAATTGATGGCAATTTTACTGCACCTGAAACTGGTCTTGAGCATAGGACTGCTGCTAAGAGAAAGAGACTCGACAAGCAAACAAGAGGGAACGGACACTCTGACAATCTCATGTAG
- the LOC118049204 gene encoding uncharacterized protein, which yields MAASVDSPSPAAHLNKESTSLMVSSPLFIPDSDKRFWSALRSRMGTLLENRQRHVSIGQDQLNLDPSFGTHVRVGESDRAKRMKEDSLLLLRGFDSISQNLSQLSNNLDNALQGARHLAEPPTLREIFHGVLEDSEIKREDEEKLQNEEEGKKVLKRKFDPDDKSEDQGNDFHKGNEQCLENKRLKRAKNLAVSMATKAAALARELKSIRSDLCFMQERCALLEEENRRIRDGFCEGTRPEEDDLMRLQMEALLAEKSRLANENANLKRENQCLHQLVEYHQITTQDLSASYEQVISGMCLDFSSPASSIMEDNEDYCEIAKTPQKNVFGFATSIDESCYEGGDEQVNK from the exons ATGGCTGCTTCAGTGGATTCCCCATCCCCAGCTGCCCATCTCAACAAG GAGTCTACTAGCTTGATGgtttcttctcctctgtttATCCCGGATTCAGACAAGCGTTTTTGGAGCGCTCTGCGTAGCCGGATGGGCACGCTTCTTGAGAATCGGCAACGCCATGTCTCAATTGGTCAAGATCAGCTCAATCTTGATCCCTCTTTTGGCACACATGTG aGAGTAGGTGAATCAGATCGAGCTAAGAGAATGAAGGAAGATTCGTTGCTTCTGCTAAGAGGGTTTGACTCCATTTCTCAAAACCTTTCTCAGCTCTCTAATAACCTGGACAATGCTCTTCAG GGAGCTAGACATCTAGCTGAACCACCCACATTGAGAGAAATATTCCACGGTGTACTCGAGGACTCTGAGATCAAacgagaagatgaagaaaagctacaaaatgaagaagaaggaaagaaagtatTGAAGAGGAAGTTTGACCCAGATGACAAATCAGAAGATCAAGGAAATGATTTTCACAAGGGAAATGAGCAATGCCTTGAGAATAAAAGGCTGAAGAGAGCCAAAAAT CTGGCAGTTTCCATGGCAACAAAAGCAGCTGCACTTGCTAGGGAACTGAAGTCCATAAGATCCGATTTATGTTTTATGCAAGAGCGATGCGCTCTGCTTGAAGAGGAAAACAGGAGGATTCGAGATGGATTCTGTGAAGGGACTAGACCAGAAGAAGATGATCTG ATGAGGCTTCAAATGGAAGCACTACTTGCAGAAAAATCCAGATTAGCAAATGAAAATGCTAATCTTAAACGGGAAAACCAATGCCTTCACCAGCTTGTAGAGTACCACCAAATCACAACACAAGATCTCTCTGCATCCTATGAGCAAGTTATAAGTGGAATGTGCTTGGACTTTTCTTCTCCAGCATCCTCTATCATGGAAGACAATGAAGATTACTGTGAAATTGCAAAAACACCTCAGAAGAATGTTTTTGGATTTGCCACTTCAATCGATGAATCCTGTTACGAAGGAGGGGATGAGCAAGTAAATAAATAA
- the LOC118049203 gene encoding chloroplast stem-loop binding protein of 41 kDa a, chloroplastic: MATLAPPSSSLTFSSPSLKLFHSSLLCSSRLSLSSLSQLSPLSSSLSISPSFTAHPICSRRLFTSSSTVKASAAEKKKVLIVNTNSGGHAVIGFYFAKELLGSGHEVTILTVGEESSDKMKKPPFSRFSEIVSAGGKTVWGNPAEVGKVVEGAAFDVVLDNNGKDLDAVRPVVDWAKSAGVKQFLFISSAGIYKPTDEPPHVEGDVVKADAGHVGVEKYIAEIFSSWAIFRPQYMIGSGNNKDCEEWFFDRIVRKRPVPIPGSGMQLTNIAHARDLSSMLTLAVENPEAASGRIFNCVSDRAVTLDGMAKLCAQAAGLPVEIVHYNPKVAGIDAKKAFPFRNMHFYAEPRAAKEILGWQGTTNLPEDLKERFDEYVKSGRDKKPMQFEIDDKILESLKVPVAA; encoded by the exons ATGGCTACTCTTGCTCCTCCATCCTCCTCTCTCACCTTCTCCAGTCCATCTTTGAAGCTTTTTCATTCTTCTCTCTTATGCTCATCACgcctttctctttcttctttgtcGCAATTATCGccactctcttcttctctttcaataTCTCCTTCTTTTACTGCACACCCCATATGTTCAAGACGCCTCTTTACCTCTTCTTCCACAGTCAAGGCTAGTGCTGCAGAGAAAAAGAAGGTCCTTATAGTTAATACGAACAGTGGTGGTCATGCAGTTATTGGGTTCTATTTTGCGAAAGAGCTTTTGGGTTCTGGCCATGAAGTCACTATCTTGACTGTTGGTGAAGAGAGCTCAGACAAAATGAAGAAGCCTCCGTTCAGTAGATTCTCA GAAATCGTGAGTGCTGGAGGGAAGACAGTATGGGGAAACCCAGCGGAGGTAGGGAAGGTTGTGGAAGGAGCAGCATTTGATGTGGTGCTGGATAACAATGGCAAGGACCTGGATGCTGTGAG GCCTGTAGTAGACTGGGCCAAGAGTGCTGGTGTGAAGCAGTTCTTGTTCATCAGCAGTGCTGGAATCTACAAACCAACCGATGAACCTCCTCATGTTGAAGGG GATGTTGTTAAAGCTGATGCTGGACATGTTGGGGTGGAGAAATACATAGCAGAGATTTTCAGTAGTTGGGCTATATTCCGTCCACAGTACATGATTGGGTCTGGCAACAATAAAGATTGTGAGGAGTGGTTTTTTGATC GAATTGTCCGGAAAAGGCCAGTGCCAATCCCTGGCTCTGGGATGCAGCTGACTAATATCGCCCATGCCAGGGACTTATCCTCTATGCTTACTCTAGCAGTTGAGAACCCAGAAGCTGCATCTGGCAGGATATTCAACTGTGTAAGTGACCGCGCCGTGACCCTGGACGGAATGGCCAAACTCTGCGCACAAGCTGCAGGTCTACCGGTAGAGATTGTGCATTACAATCCTAAAGTTGCTGGGATTGATGCAAAGAAAGCTTTTCCTTTCCGAAATATG CACTTCTATGCGGAACCACGAGCTGCCAAGGAAATATTGGGATGGCAGGGTACCACAAACCTTCCTGAAGACTTGAAAGAGCGATTTGATGAGTATGTAAAGAGTGGACGAGACAAGAAGCCAATGCAATTCGAGATTGATGATAAAATACTAGAGTCACTCAAAGTTCCAGTAGCCGCGTGA